Part of the Homo sapiens chromosome 19 genomic scaffold, GRCh38.p14 alternate locus group ALT_REF_LOCI_14 HSCHR19KIR_G248_BA2_HAP_CTG3_1 genome is shown below.
GATTCAGCGGGCTTTCACATTTTCTATGTGATCTCATGCTCACAGAAAGCCAAATAGGGAAGAGGTTTTAGGCTCATTGCCTAATGGATAAGATAAAGGATCAAAGAAGTAAttatagagaaatagaaaaatcatgaTTGGAATTCAGGTCCCTTTGTCATTTGCGTGtgttatattatatttatatttatgcatttcttatttttattttttgagacggagtctccttgtgccacccaggctggagtgcagtgatgcaacctccactcactgcaacctccacctcctgggttgaagtcattctcctgcttcatcctccagagtaggagctgggattacagggatgcaccaccatgctcggctaatttttgtgtttttcctagagacagggtttcaccatgttggccaggctggtctcgaactgctgacttcatgtgatccacccgccttggcctcctgcagtgctgggttacaggcgtgagccaccgttcacAGACTTGTATATTATGCTATAATAGGTCCCTTCATTTCCACCACCCCTCATATATCTGTCACTCCTTTGCCAGGTATTGATTTATGTGTAGGATGAATAAATCtcagaaagaaattaattaagCGAGGATTAAACAAGTAGGAAAATCAAACCCAGTAAGCGTTTCCAGTCAATGATTCTACCTCACAAACATATCTTATATCCATCTACTTCATTCATTTAGTGTCTAAATCAGCACCACATTTCACCAGTGGGGCGGCAATTGCCTTTTCCACGGTCTCCTAGATTCCAGTTATGCAACTGAGCCTCCCTTATTTTCATGTCAGTCATATTAATCATGTAGGGATTCCTAGTTACCCCGAGGTGAATTCAATGGCTGTGAGTGTCAAACACACACTCCTTGTTGCTCCTTAGTTTCCTGTGTACCCAGTGTGCTCTCCGTCTCTCTACAGTCATCTTGTCATTCTCCCCACATCATTCCCAGCATTTGAGGCAGAGCCTCTTCCTTCCATATCAGATTGTTTTCACCTTTGTGCCTTCACGGCTGACAGCTGTGTGTGCAAAATCCTTCCGCCAATCTTTCAGGGGTTCAATCCGTGTTTTTCATTAATGTCACAAATATCTGAATAGTGAGACCTTCTTTGTCACCTGAAATCATACACTCAGCATTATCTATTATTGATTTtgaattctggctgggcacagtggctcacgcctgtagtcccattacTTTGGCATGCTGAGAcggtcggatcacttgaggttgggagtttcagacaagcttggccaacgtggtgaaacatcctctctacaaaaaatatacaaaaagaattagccgggcacggtggcagttgcctgtaatcccagctactcgagaggcggaggcaggagaatcacttgaatccaggagacgcaggttgcagtgagccaagatcgtgacactgcactgtagcctggaagacagagggcgactctgtctcaataaacaaaagaacaaacaaaaaatagatttcaCGCACAGATGCTTCCCAATGGATCATTCATTTATAGATCCACTTGTGCATTCATTTTCTGCCCTCCCATTTAACCATCTGCAATATCAGTGTCCCAAGGGCAGAGGCCAAATGCATCTTGTTCACTGTTTGTggaaggcaggagaatgctgtccCACCCCAAAATGTCCCTGTCCTAGCCTCCATAGCTTGtgaatatgttattttacatGGAAAGGAGGAATGAAGATTGCAGATGGAATTATGGTTACTAATCAGCTGAACTTAAAACAAGGGTATCCTGGATGATTTCCAGGAGATTATGAGGGATTTTCATCTTGGTGAACCCAATAGAATCCCCAAGTTTTcaaaagatgaggaagaagggAGAGCAGCATTCAGAGAAAGAAGTGTGGTAAGGAAGAAGGCACTGAGTgatgccatgtgagatgtgaccAGTCTTTGTGGGCtttgaggaaggaggaaggggaccAGGAGCCAAGGAACTGGGAGCCTTTAGAAGCTGGGACAAGTGAGAAGCAGATTCGTGCCTGGAATCCTCAGAGGGAAGGCAGCCTTGCTgtcaccttgattttagcccagtaagaTGCACTTCCTACTTTGAGCTACAGCACTGTAAGATAATTAAAAAACCGTTTTGTTTTCACCCACGAATCTTGTGGAAATTTGTTATGGCAACAATAGGAAAAGGTTCCGCACTGCACAGCCTGAGCATGGGGCCGTGGCTGAATGAGTCAGTGAGTCGAAGTGTGCGTGCATGAGCTCTGTTCTCTGTTACGGCAAGGCTCTTGCTCTGCTGAGTCAGCCAGGGTTGCTTCATGACCTACAGGAGCTCATTCCTTGGCAAGTGGAACTTCTCTAAAACACCTCGCCCTCATCAgatgttcccttcccttccctctctcaagtctccaggaatttatcctccAGTTAGGAATGCAGGCAGAACAAACATTGCATTTTTCCTGAGAAGGATGTCAGATTGGCAATCattcttctagcttgtaggaggTCTCAGCTCCATAAAATGAGAGATGAAGAGATTTCACTGAGCCCTGTGTTGGGCCCAGATCCCTTTCGCTGTAGGAGTATCTGGAGTTCGGAGATGGTGGAAGACAGGTGTACAATGTCAGAGCTGTGAGATGCTGAGTCAACGCCTGAATCCAAGGTTTCCACCTCCCCAGGTTTCCAAAAGCGGATATAAGAGGGTTCTGTACTCACCGGTTTCGGAGCTTGGTTCAGTGGGTGAAGGCCAACTATTTGAAGGGTTTCCTAGAACATGAGAcaggagagaggtgaggaaatgAGGGTTTCTGTCCTCCACTCAGTGGAAATCTTTGAGGATGGTTCATGGCCAACACTCTGTTATCTAATATTGGGCCCTGGGAGTCCTGGGATCcttttttccataatttttttatgtGACACCCACTGTCTTGAGACTTCAAGGtataaagagaaaacaggagcatcacactacctgatctCAAAATATGTTACAGAGCTGTAGTAAGCAAAATAGCATGACATTGGCATAAAGAAAGGCACATAGAACAACGGAGCAGAATGAATAACACAGATATATTCCATGCATTTACATCcaatggttttttattttttcttttgagatggagtcttgctctgtcactcaggctggagtgcaaaggtgcaatctcggttcactgcaacctcagcctcctgggttcaatcattctcttgcctcaaactcctgagtagtGGTATTACAGGTGCtgaccaccatgctcagctaatttttatatttttagtggagatgatgTTTCATCACGTCGGCCAgactaatcttgaactcctggcctcaggtgatccacccaccttgggctcccaaagtgctgaaattgcaggtgttagccaccaagcccagcccatcCAATGGactttgacaaagatgccaagaactcACAAtcaggaaaggacagtcttttcaataaacagtgcaGGGAAACCTGGACATCTacatgcagaggaatgaaactgcACCTCTACCtgtcaccatacacaaaaatcaaatgaaaatggattaaagatgtgaGTCTAAGGCCTGAACCTATGAAACACGTAGAACAAAATATTggggaaatgctccaggacaCTTGTCTGAAGaaagacattttgttttaaacCTTGAAAACACAAGTAATCGAAGCAAAAATAGACCATTGGGATTACCTCATACTAAGCAACTTCTGCACCGctaaaaataaaccaacaaagtgaagagacaacccacagattgggagcaaatatgtgcaaactatgcatctgagatgggattaataactagaaatataagaagctcaaacaactcaataaaacaaatgatttaattgaaaaaggagcaaaagacatgaaatttCCCCACATACGAAAAACTGCTCAGTatcactcatcatcagagaaacgcaaattaaattcaaagtgAGTTTTCATCTCACcccattaaaatggcttttaggccgggtgaggtggctcacgttTGTCATCCTAGAACTTtgagagcctgaggtgggtgaatctcataaggtcgggagtttgagaccagtatgACCCACAtagagaaacgctgtctctactaaaaatacaaaaattagtcgggcgtggtggcgtgtgcctgtaattccagctactcgggaggctgaggcaggagaatcgcttgaacctgggaggtggaggttgtggtgagccgagatcgcgccactgcactccagcctgggtgagaagagcaaaactccatctcaaaataaaatgaaataaaataaaatggcttttagCTGCAAGACAGGCAAAAGAAATGCTGGCAAGGTGGTAGAGAAAGGAGAACCCTGGTACCCTGTTGggaggagtgtaaattagtacagccattacgGAGAAAAGTATGGAAGtcctttaaagaactaaaaagaggttgggtgcggtggatcatgcctgtaatcccggcactttgggagactgaggcgggcacctcagttgaggtcatgagtttgagagcagcccagccaacatggggaaaccccatctatactaaaaaaaccaaaaagtagccagggatggtggtgtgcacctgtaatcccagctactagggaggctgaggcaggaaaatcatttgaacccaggaggcgtaggttgcaatgagccaaggtcgcaccactttgactccagcttgggctaaggagggaaactctttctcaaaaaagaaaaaaagaaaaaaagagaactttcatagtatccagcaatttcactactgggtttatatccaaaggaaagtaaATCAATATATCGAAGTGATATCTGCACTCGTATGATTggtgcagcactgttcacagtagccaagatgaGGAGTCAACCTACCTGCCCATCAGTGGGTAAATGGATAGAGAGAATGTAGTACATACGCATAGTGGAGACTACTCATCCATAGAAAGAATaacatcctgtcatttgcagccacatggatggaactggaggtcattacaaAGATTCCCATTTCTCACCCATATACAGGAGCTAAAAGGTGGATCTCatgaaggtagagagtagaatggtggctactGGAGGACAGGAAGAAAAGGGTGGAGggtaaaaaaaatgtatatatatatatgtatataaatgtatttatgacCACTAGactttacacttaaaaatggtaaatgtggctgggcgcggtggcccatgcctgtaatcccagcactttgggaggcagatgcgggtggatcacttggtcaggagttcgagaccagctcgaccaacatggtgaaaccacctccctactaaaaatacaaaaagtagcctggcgtggtggtgcgtgcctgtagcaccagctactcaggtggctgaggcaggagaatcgcttgaacccaggaggtggaggttgcagtgagctgagattgtgccactgcactccagcataggggACACAGctagactccacctcaaaaaaaaatgttaaaagtggtAAGCTATATAGGTATATttatcctcaataaatatttcttcaaagaaaagtaAAGGGTGTAGGGGTTGCTGGTGATGACATCTCTGTGTGGGTGAGAGGCCAGGATGGGCTTCTGGGAAATGGGTAAGGTTGAGGGGCTGAGGGAACCTCTGATCTCCCCAAACTGAGCCCAGTCTCCCTCCTCTGGGTCTCTCCTGACCGCTTTCTCCATCTGCCTGGGTGCCTGGAGCCCTGGCCGTGGGCCTCCATGCAGGCCATGTAGGAGGGTTTGGAGGTGCCCTGTCGGCCATCCTGTGCCCTGATCCCTCCCTCACACCGAGGCTGCGTCTTCTCTCTGCATCTGTCCATGCTTCTCTCCATCATCAGCAGGAAGCTCCTCAGCTAAGGCTCTAGGATCATAGGACATGGGACAGCCATGGGCTTTCCTCACCTGTGACAGAAACAAGCAGTGGGTCACTTGACTTTGACCACTCGTATGGAGAGTCACGGAAAGAGCCGAAGCATCTGTAGGTCCCTCCATGGGTGGCAGGGCCCAGAGGAAAGTTGGCCTGGAATGTTCCGTTGACCTTGGTCCCTGCAGGGAGCCTACGTTCATGGGCCTCCCCTTCCCTGGATAGATGGTACATGTCATAGGAGCTCCGGGAGCTGCAGGACAAGGTCACATTCTCTCCTGCCAGAACCGTGGGGCCCGGCTGGGCTGAGAGAGAAGGTTTCTCATATAGACCTGGAAGGAGAAGAGGCAGTTTCCTCAGGGAGGATCTTCCTTGTCACAGCTCCCTTCACCTGAGCTGAGAACTCACTCCCCTGTTCTATGacctaatgctctctctctctctctctcaccctctacCCCATCGCTCTTCATGTCTATTTCCTCCTTccaccttctctgtctctctaggTCTCTGACCTCACTTCCCCACCTCTagatatgttttctctttttggattGTTTTATTCTCTCTGACTCTCCTTGGATTGGTTGACTTGATGTTACTTTTTTTAATTCTGAGTTTCTCACTTTGTGTCCTGTTCATAACTTTCTGCATAtttctatctattatctatcgatctatctatttatctattcgGTGCCTATCTACAAATTCTCTACCtgtcatctatatctatatatcatctatttatccatcaattgtctatctatccatcaatcatctattatctatatctatgtatcatctctctctctctatgatTTCTCTATGTCTGCCTCTGTATCTCTATGTATTATCTATCTATgtgtcttcatcatcatcatctctatGTCTCATCTAttaatgaatcaatcaatcatcatctatgtatctataacctattatctatcatctacctatttatcatctatctatatctatccatctatcatctgtctTGCTCTGCCTCTCGGTCTCTCTAGTTCTCTTTGGAATCTCTGCAATTCATCCCCACATCTCCATCTTTCAATGTCCTTGTGCCTCTCCCTCAGGAGTCTAACTTTAGTGATTTTCTCTGCTCCCTTCCATCATTCTCACTTCTctgccctcttttctctctctttatgtgTCTGTGAGTCGCTCAATCTCCTTCCTCTGGCTCATtctctgtgtgtttatgtctttGCTTTTTGGTGTCCCTGatttctctctgtgcctctcaCTGATCCTCTCATAAGTGGGCTTATTTGGAATATGAGCCTCAGAATCCAGTCTGGAGACTACAAGTTCACACAGCATACAGGGGTTGGTGTTGTGGGGCCATGATATCCTGGGACGATTACTCTCCATTACATGGAAGGCAGAGGTGTCAGAATAAACATGGCATCTGTAGGTGCCACAAGGCCTGAGGCCACAGGGCCCAACTCAGGTCAGAAATATGGGTGTCCTTGGGTTCTCCTGGTAGAGAACACTTTGTGGaggtaaaacagaaatgaaacttCTAACCTGTGCCAGGTCTCTGAGCAAAGTCAGCATGGAGGGACACCTCTCTCTGGGAcatgtctgtctgtgtgtctcctttaactctttctgtcttttcaaaCTCCCGGTATGGCCCCTGTGTCTGTTCTCTGTTATGACACCTGGTCTCTACTTGTGTctcctgtttctctgtctctgttggCACAGACCTCACCAAGTCAGTCTCTCTCCATAAGAATACCAAGCTCATCTTCCTTACAGCCACCTGGGCCTCCAAGTCCTGGATCATTCACTCTGCATCCCAATGACAATGAGAAGAAAGTCTGGACACTCTCACCTATGATCACGACGTCCAGAGGGTCACTGGGAGCTGACACCTGATAGGGGGAGTGAGTAACAGAACCGTAGCATCTGTAGGTCCCTGCCAGGTCTTGCGTCATGCGACTGATGGAGAAGTTGGCCTTGGAGACCCCATCATGGTGTTCTCCAATGAGGCGCAAAGTGTCGTTAAACATCCCCTCTCTGTGCAGAAGGAAGTGTTCAAACATGACATCTGACCAACATTGCAGGATGACTGTCTCTTCTGATTTCACCAGGCGACCTGGGTGGGCCAGGAGGGAAGGTTTTCTGTGGACTCCTAGGAAGAGAGGTTGTGAGTTTAGAAGGTGTCTCTCTTTATCATCCCATCCATGGCACCTGGATTGAGTGAGGCTTCCCCTTCCTGGTGTCttatctctctccttcctctctgtgtcttcatGTTCTTTTCTGTGCCCATAACTCCTGGTGCAGGTCCTTCCATCTGTCTCCCTCACtcttctctgtccctctgtctctagTAGCCTCTGATTCCCTTGCCGCTGGGCTCAGCCTCATCTCTTGGGCTGTTGTATCTATTTCGAACTAATGTCTTTCCTGCTGTCTGTGTGGGGGTGGAAGAGGAACCAGGATAGGCTGCACATCCAGGCTCTTAGCAGCCTGGTTCAATCTCTTTTGGACGAATTGGAATCCTTGGCAGGAGGTATGAACTGATCAGTAAGGCAGGCACCAGTGGCCACACACCCTGTTCCTGGTAGGGACTGGGAGACACTCTTGCCATGCCAGTGCCAGCTTCCATAGCCTGGCTCCTGGTGCTGGTTGGAGGAGTATCAACCGCTCCCTATGTGGATGGAGCCTGGTGGTGGCATCATCATCCGAGCCTTGCTGATCTCAGTGTAGCCAACCTTCTCCTTGTTTggtttctttaattaattaattaattttggcgacagagtctcactcctttgcccaggctggagtgaagtggtgtggtctaggcttactgcaacctctgtctcctgggttcaagtgattctcctgccctcagcctcccaagtcgctaggattacatgcacctgccaccatgcctggctatccTTGTGTTGTTTCTTAACCTGTCCTTGACCTGGGTTCCAGTGttggtttcctgttgctgctgtagaAAATTATCAGAagcatggcagcaggagagagcaCACTAACCCCTTCCAATTCTGGAGACAGAAATCGGACCCTGTTTGTCGTGGGTAAAATCAAGGTACCTGCAGGGCTTCGTTCCCTCTGGAGACTCAGGAGAATCAGTTCCTTGACTTTTCCAGCCTCTATAGGCCACCTGCATTCATGGCTCCTGGActtcctccaccttcaaagcTGATGGAGACTCCCATTATGCTGCTGTAATCCCcactcccctcttcctcctcctttcatgTGGACCCCTGTGACTACACTGAGCCCATCAGGACAGTCCAGGCCttctccccatctcaaggtcaACTCATCAACAACCTGAGCTCCATCTTCTCCTTCAGTCCCTTCCCCTATATCATAAATAGTCACAGACTCCAGGGATTAGAATGTAGTCATCACTGGGGACAACACAGTGCTTCCCACCACAGCACCCATTTCCCTGTATTCAATCCCCCTTTACCCCAAATACAGTCAGGACTTGCATGATGGGACCCGCAAGGACACGCCCACCAGGAGCTCTGGGATTCAGGAGGTGGGACAAGGAGAATCCCAGACAGGAGCCCTCTGACCTGTGACCGTGATCTCCAGGGGGTTGCTGGGTGCCGACCACCCACTGGGGTAGTGTGGTTGTGAACCCCGACATGTATAGGTCCCTGCGTGTGCTGGGGTCACAGGGCCCATGAAAAGGCTGTTCCAGAATATTATGTTGTAGAGCTCAGGGACAGGCACCCCATCTTCCTTTTACAGACTGAAGTTGTTAAACCCAAGATAAGAATGACACTGAAGAATCACATGTCCTGGAGGCACCACAGGGCTTGGCCAGGCAGACAGCAAGGGCTTGTCCTGACCACCTTGGGGAGAAGGAGGCACCGCCTTAGAGAGGAGGATGTGGAgccacccctccctccctgtgcTCTGAAGATTCTCCTCGCTTTCCAAGTTTCTATGGCTGCTATCACACCTTGGTGCCTAGGGCTAAAGGAAGGACCCATCCCGCAAACACAAGGTGTCTCCCTACAACAAAAGTGTCAGCTGAGAACTTTGAGCAAGTGCTGAGTAAGAGACTCCTACTAGATTTTAATACTGTAAGATTACTCACATAAAACAACACAGGGTAGACATGGGGTGGAGGGCATGTCCTTTGAGAATGGAATATCAGCTGATGCCTGAACGAAAATAAACAACTGAGTCCCCATCAGAGGATTGGAATGTCAGGGCCATGGCTGTGGTTTTCCCACCTCTTCTGGTAGAATGACAGCAGCCACACTGCAGCCCCTACCGTCATGGAAACGCTGAAGTGTGTGAGTAACACCTTTGTCCTCAGAGGATCTGCTGTTCCTACCACTTCCCCACCACACACCCCAGCTTTGAGCACCGTAGTCTAACCCTGGTCCCCACAGAACTTGACTCTGCCAAGGGAATGAAAGGCCAGGGAGGCAAGGTCAGAAATGTGGGCCCAGCACCCCAGGGTCCCTTCTTCCTAGTTTATGAGAGACTCCCTGACAGGACTTCCCTCCCATTTCAGGAAAATCCTCTTATGTGGGGAGATTGACACCCGAAGGTTTGGAGAAGGACTCACCCTCATGTGGCCAGGCCCCCTGCAGCAAGAAGAACCCTGGAAAGAAAGATCATGATGGATGACCCATCTGCAGGCAAACCAGGGCACCCTTGCTGCCCCCACTGGGCTGTGAGTCTTGGTAGCCAGGCCCTTCCTGGGCTGAAGGTAAACTCACCCTCAGTGCCTACCTGCACCCAAGAACAGGGCTGTCGGCTGTGCAGAGACCCAGCCTCCAGGTCCATATCCCCACCTCAAGCccatatctccactccaggcccatatctccactccaggccGATATTTCCACCCTAAGCCCATATCGCCAATCCAGGCCCATATCTCCAATCCAGGCTCAGATCTCCACCCTGGGCCCATATCTCCAATCCAGGCCCTTATCTCCACTCCAGGTCCATATCTCCTCTCCAGTCccatatctccactccaggcccatATATCCTCTCCAGTCCCATATCTCCACACCCAGGCCCGTATCTCCATCCTAGGCACATATCTCCTCTCCAGGCCCAGATATCGACCTCTAGGCCCATATCTCCACTCCTGGCccatatctccactccaggcccagATATCGACCTCTAGGCCCATATCTCCACTCCTGGCccatatctccactccaggcccatGTCTCCACTTCAGGCCCATATCTCTACTGCAGGCCCGTAACTCCACCTCCAGGCCCATGACTCCActccaggcccatatctccacCTCCAGGCCCATATCTCCCCTCCAGGTTCCTATCTCCCCTCCAGGTTCCtatctccactccaggcccagATCTCCACTACAGTCCCATCACTCCACCTCCAGGCCTATATCTCGACCTCTGGGCCCAGATCTCCACTTCTAGGCCCATCACTCCATCTCTAGGCCCATATATCCACTCCAGGCCCAGatctccactccaggcccatAACTCCACCTCCAGGCCTATATCTCCACCTCTGGGCCCAGATCTCCATCCCCGCGCTCCCTCCCTCTATTGCTTTCCAGGACTCACCAACACACGCCATGCTGACGACCAAGAGCGACATGGTGCTGCCGGAGCAGACAGGCAGCCGCGACCGAGCTCAGCTCAGCAGCGCACAGGATGTTATTTGGCGCCCTGCCCATGCAGTTTACATGTTGACCACATCATGGGAGGGTGACGTACGCAGGCTCTTTCTACCTTGCATGAGGCCCAGTGGGTGCTCGCTCAAGAGCGGAACACGGCTTCCTGGAAATTGTTCTCGCTAGAATTTGACACCTAGTGTCCTTCACTATGACCAACTCAAAACACGTCTGAGATCCAACCTCCCGAACACGAGATGCCTAAAATCTGTGCTAACATGAAAGACTTTTCAtgtatttctattgtttttatctGAGATTCAAACTCTTCTTCCTGTGTAATATGCAAAATATCTAATAGGTATTATTAATGTTTTCAGAGTCATTGTGACTAACAAACCATTAGAATTTTTCATGCTTGTATTTCTAGTATTACAGCAGAACcagttaaaatgatttaaattccCAGGGAAGGATTATGCAATTATTTACAATCTTAGAATTGTACTTTATCAGTAAAAACCCCACCTGTAAATTCTGGAGTTTTGTAGTTTAATCTAAAATTTGTCTCATGACCCAAGATTCCAGAGTCCCAACTCTGGAGTTTGTTTTccgtctgtctctctccctccctcattttaaattttacagaaatatcCAGTAACATAATGCTATAGAAAATCAAGTTTccccagcacgttgggaagccgaggtgggcggatcaactgagataaggagtttgagagcagcctggccaatatagtgaaaccgtgtctctgctaaaaatccaaaaattagccgtgcctggtggcaggcacctgtaacgccagctactcaagaggctgaggcacgagaatcgcttgaacctgggaggcagaagttgcagtgagctgagattgtgtcactgcagtccagcctgggcgacagagcaagactccgcctcaagaaaaaaaagcaaatagccTATAATAACAAATTAGAGAGCTCTGGCTACTAAATTTAAAGGGTTCTATAAGGCTACATAAAGTGCAGCATCATCAAGAGTGTGGACACAGAGAGCCCCTTAGCAGAAACAGTGTCTAAAGTACATCCATGTACACACAGTCCCTTTAGAGTTGACAAAGGCTGCCGTGTGGTTTAAGGTGGCATAGAATGTcttctcaataaataatattaaaccaATGGGTTATacctaggaaaaaataaatctaactCACACTATAAAAACACTTCTTAGTTTTTATCTAGTTGTACattttttatgatttatatttaaatttgagaaataaaagtcatatacGGTCATCCTTCACTATTCCTGGGTGATTGGTTTCGAGATCTCcactcagataccaaaatctgtagaTGCTCAAGCCTCTTAAATGAAATGGCACAGAGTTTGCaaataacctatgcacatcctcctctATAGAtgaaatcatctctag
Proteins encoded:
- the KIR2DL1 gene encoding killer cell immunoglobulin-like receptor 2DL1 precursor (The RefSeq protein has 7 substitutions compared to this genomic sequence), whose translation is MSLLVVSMACVGFFLLQGAWPHEGVHRKPSLLAHPGRLVKSEETVILQCWSDVMFEHFLLHREGMFNDTLRLIGEHHDGVSKANFSISRMTQDLAGTYRCYGSVTHSPYQVSAPSDPLDIVIIGLYEKPSLSAQLGPTVLAGENVTLSCSSRSSYDMYHLSREGEAHERRLPAGPKVNGTFQADFPLGPATHGGTYRCFGSFHDSPYEWSKSSDPLLVSVTGNPSNSWPSPTEPSSKTGNPRHLHILIGTSVVIILFILLFFLLHRWCSNKKNAAVMDQESAGNRTANSEDSDEQDPQEVTYTQLNHCVFTQRKITRPSQRPKTPPTDIIVYTELPNAESRSKVVSCP